A part of Pseudomonadota bacterium genomic DNA contains:
- the secG gene encoding preprotein translocase subunit SecG, with product MSIYLIILHVVACIAIIMVVLLQTGKGSDIGAAFGGGSSQTLFGSTGASTFLSKATTVIAIVFMITSLSLAYMSGNRNKSSIMKDVKIPVEQKAAQDSTSASPSEQAAPATIPDTGKKE from the coding sequence ATGTCAATTTATTTAATAATATTACATGTTGTTGCCTGCATAGCGATAATAATGGTAGTACTGCTTCAAACGGGAAAGGGGTCCGATATCGGTGCTGCTTTCGGAGGAGGTTCCAGCCAGACTCTTTTCGGAAGTACAGGGGCTTCCACATTTTTGAGCAAGGCAACTACCGTTATTGCGATTGTATTCATGATCACATCTCTTTCTCTTGCTTATATGTCAGGCAACAGAAACAAAAGTTCGATCATGAAAGATGTTAAAATTCCTGTAGAGCAAAAAGCCGCTCAAGACAGTACTTCTGCCTCTCCCTCAGAGCAGGCAGCTCCGGCAACAATACCGGATACAGGTAAAAAAGAGTAG